The Planctellipticum variicoloris DNA window TCACGATCCTCCGTATTACGTGATGGAGTATCTGCCGAACGGATCGCTGGCGACGCGGCTGGAGCAGGGCACGCTGCCGACCGTCGAGGCGGTGCGGGTCGCAACGCGCGTCTGTCAGGCGCTGGTGCATGCGCATGGCAGCGGCATTCTGCACTGCGACCTGAAGCCGGCGAATGTGCTGCTGGATCAGGACCAGGAGCCGCGACTGTGCGATTTCGGGCAGTCGCGGCTGGCGGACGAGCAGAGTCACGCTCTCGGGACGCTGTTTTACATGGCGCCGGAACAGGCGGATCTGAAAGGGGTTCCGGATGCCCGCTGGGACGTTTACGCCCTGGGGGCCCTGCTGTACCACATGCTGGTGGGTCAGCCTCCTTATCGGTCCGAGGAGGGCGAGCGTCTGCTGAAGAATGCCGGTTCGCTGGAAGAGCGGCTGGAGATCTACCGGAGGATCGTGCGGCGCAGCCCGAGGCCCAACGGGCATCGGCAGATCGCGCGGGTGGATGCGGGGCTGGCGGAGATCATCGATCGGTGCCTCGCCGTCGATCCGGCCCGTCGATTCGCCAACGCGCAGGCGGTGCTCGATCGCCTGCGGATGCGGGCGCAATCCCGCGCCCGACGGCCGATCCTGGCCATCGGGCTGATCCTGCCGATCGTGCTGCTGGCGGGGCTGGCCCCCGTGGCGCTGGCGGCGATGCGGGACGCGGTGTCGACGGCGCGCGACAACGTCACCGCGCGGGCGCTCGACAGCAACGCGCTGTCGGTGAGCCTGCTGGCGGACTCCTTGCGTCAGGCGCTGGAGCGGCGTCTGGGCGAGCTGTCGTCGATCGCGGCGGACGAGCAGGTGCGCGACGCGGTCGAGCGGGAGATCGACAACCCGCCAGACCAGCGCGCCGCCCTGTGGAAACTGCTGGATCAGCGTCGCACGACGATGGACGTCAAGCTCACCCAGGAACGGCGCCGGGTGGACGCGAGCTGGTTCTTGTGCGATGCCGGCGGGGTGCAGCGTTGGCGGAATCCGCGCAGCGATTCTCAGGAGAAGAACTACAACTTCCGGGACTACTTTCACGGTCTCGATGTTGAGTTTGTCGAGAACGCGGCCCCGGAAGGGATCCGGCCGATCGAAGAGCCGCACATCTCTCTCGCCTACCGAAGCACGTCAACCGGCCAGTATTCGATCGCTTTGTCCGCACCCGTCCGGGACCAAGAGAATCGGAAAGTGATTGCGGTCCTGGCGCGGACGCTGGACCTCAGCGATCTGCTGATGGACTACGAGAAATCATTGATGGAACACGGCGTGAGCCTGTCGGGGCGCAAGCTGGCGTTGATCGACAGCCGGGAATGGAAGCTGCTGGCCCACCCGTGGCTGACGGATCACGCCGACAAACTGAGCGTGGTGCAGTTCGATCAACTGACGTTGCCGGAAGTGATGCAGTATCAGCTTGCTGAGATGTTGCGAATCACTCCGTTGCAGGCCGCCGAAGATCGACTCGACCGGAGCGACGACTATCTCGATCCGGTCGGGTTGCTGCCGCCGGACAAGTACGGGGGCGTTCGCGAATACGGAGGGGGCTGGCTGGCGGCGTTCAGCGCGGTCGGAAATACGCACTGGATTGCAGCGGTCCAGGAGGACCGGGATGCGGCGTGGAAGCCGGTCGACGGGCTGCGTTCGCGGCTGCTGATGTCGGGGCTCGTCGGGCTGGGTGTGGTGGGGGTGCTGCTGGTGGGCATGTGGGGCCTGATTATCGGGCTGCTGAACGACCGGGGGCCGCGCTGGCTGCGGAATCTGGCGGGACGGGGCCGAACGGAACTGGCAGGTTCGACGCTGCTGTCGCTGTCGACCAAGGGGTCCGAAAGTGATTGAGGTGATTGCGCAGGGACCGCAACCGGGACAGCGCTGGCGGAATCGCCTGCACCCGGGACGGACGATGGTGATCGGCCGGGGGGCCGATGCGGACTGGCCGGTGCCGTGGGACAATCAGATCTCCCGTCGGCACGTCGAACTGCGGCAGGAATTGGACGAAGTCTATGTCTCGCGGCTGGCCGGGAGCCGGAACCCGCTGTTCGTATCGGGTGCGGAGGTGGAGTCGGCCCGGCTGCGCGTCGGCCAGCATCTGGTGCTGGGGGAGACGGTGATCACGTTTGCGAAGGCGGAGTCGGAAGCGGCTGCGCAGCCGCAGGCGACGGTCGAAGTCGTCGCTTTTACGGCCCGGGAGCTGCGCAAGGTCCGCTATCAGGATCCGGAGAACCGCATCGAAGTGCTGACGCACTTGCCGGAGGTGATTGCGGGTGCGCGGGACGACGGCGAGCTGCAGCACCGGCTGGCGAATCTGCTGCTGCGCGGAATTGTCCATGCGGACGCAATCGGCCTGGTGTCGCTGACTCCCGAGGGGGAAGTCCGGATGCTCTACTGGGACCGGCGCCGGGAGACGGCGGGAGAGTTCCGCCCGAGCCGGCGACTTGTCGCGCAATCGCTGGGCGAGAAGCAGAGCAGCGTAATGCACGTGTGGGAGAGCCAGGAGGGGGCCGGGGCGACCGACCACACGCAGATGCAGGAGTTCGACTGGGCGTATTGCACGCCGGTCTCGGGACTCTCGTCGGAACCGGCGGGGTTCTACCTGGCGGGCCGGATGGGGAAGACGTTCGTACCGGGGACGACGCTGTCGGACAGTCTGCAGCTCGAAGCGGACGTGAAGTTCACCGAGCTGGTGGCGGAGATTATCGGGGCCGTGCTGAAGGCCCGCCGGCTGGAGCGGCAGAAGGCCGGCCTGCGGCAGTTTTTTGCGCCGCCGATTCTGGCTGCGCTGGGCGACGATCTGGATACGACGCTGCTGGAGCCGGCGGAGTGCGACGTCACGGTCATGTTCTGCGACCTGCGGGGCTTCAGTCAGCGGTCGGAGGATTCGGCGGGTGACCTGATCGGGCTGCTGGAGCGGGTGAGCCGGGCGCTGGGAGTCATGACGCAGCAGATTCTCGAACACGGCGGCGTAACCGGCGATTTTCAGGGAGACGCCACGCTGGGGTTCTGGGGCTGGCCGATTCCGTCCCCCGATGCGGCGGTGCATGCCGCCCGGGCGGCGCTGGGGATCCGCGCCGCGTTCGCGCGGGCGGCCGCGCAGAAGAATCACCCGCTGGCCGATTTTGCGATGGGGATCGGGATTGCTCACGGGCGGGCGGTGGCGGGCAAGATCGGCACGTCGGAGCAGGTGAAGGTGACGGTGTTCGGTCCGGTGGTGA harbors:
- a CDS encoding serine/threonine protein kinase, encoding MAGRESAENTAGDEEADLDGTAVQDEAARDRARAISLSGGQPPTTLPGYRILRQIGEGKYGTVWLARELNTGKHVAIKFYTHRRGVDWSLLGREVEKLAVLYTSRNIVGLLSVGWDHDPPYYVMEYLPNGSLATRLEQGTLPTVEAVRVATRVCQALVHAHGSGILHCDLKPANVLLDQDQEPRLCDFGQSRLADEQSHALGTLFYMAPEQADLKGVPDARWDVYALGALLYHMLVGQPPYRSEEGERLLKNAGSLEERLEIYRRIVRRSPRPNGHRQIARVDAGLAEIIDRCLAVDPARRFANAQAVLDRLRMRAQSRARRPILAIGLILPIVLLAGLAPVALAAMRDAVSTARDNVTARALDSNALSVSLLADSLRQALERRLGELSSIAADEQVRDAVEREIDNPPDQRAALWKLLDQRRTTMDVKLTQERRRVDASWFLCDAGGVQRWRNPRSDSQEKNYNFRDYFHGLDVEFVENAAPEGIRPIEEPHISLAYRSTSTGQYSIALSAPVRDQENRKVIAVLARTLDLSDLLMDYEKSLMEHGVSLSGRKLALIDSREWKLLAHPWLTDHADKLSVVQFDQLTLPEVMQYQLAEMLRITPLQAAEDRLDRSDDYLDPVGLLPPDKYGGVREYGGGWLAAFSAVGNTHWIAAVQEDRDAAWKPVDGLRSRLLMSGLVGLGVVGVLLVGMWGLIIGLLNDRGPRWLRNLAGRGRTELAGSTLLSLSTKGSESD
- a CDS encoding adenylate/guanylate cyclase domain-containing protein — protein: MIEVIAQGPQPGQRWRNRLHPGRTMVIGRGADADWPVPWDNQISRRHVELRQELDEVYVSRLAGSRNPLFVSGAEVESARLRVGQHLVLGETVITFAKAESEAAAQPQATVEVVAFTARELRKVRYQDPENRIEVLTHLPEVIAGARDDGELQHRLANLLLRGIVHADAIGLVSLTPEGEVRMLYWDRRRETAGEFRPSRRLVAQSLGEKQSSVMHVWESQEGAGATDHTQMQEFDWAYCTPVSGLSSEPAGFYLAGRMGKTFVPGTTLSDSLQLEADVKFTELVAEIIGAVLKARRLERQKAGLRQFFAPPILAALGDDLDTTLLEPAECDVTVMFCDLRGFSQRSEDSAGDLIGLLERVSRALGVMTQQILEHGGVTGDFQGDATLGFWGWPIPSPDAAVHAARAALGIRAAFARAAAQKNHPLADFAMGIGIAHGRAVAGKIGTSEQVKVTVFGPVVNLASRLESMTKQLRVPILLDEATTAILRERMSADEGRLRRLARVQPYGLETAVEVSELVPPLAEFPELTDAHITDYERGVDHFIAGRWDEAYRHLHGMPASDRAQDFLLQHLVAGGRTAPPNWDGVIRLPSK